The Salvelinus fontinalis isolate EN_2023a unplaced genomic scaffold, ASM2944872v1 scaffold_0771, whole genome shotgun sequence sequence agctgagatttctctcctgtgtgtgttctctggtgtcgaatcagattacttgatgtagtaaaactcatcccacattgatcacagctataagatttctctcctgagtgtgttctctggtgtgaagtcagctgactagatgtaggaaaactcttctcacaatgattacaagtataagatttctctcctgtgtgtgttctctggtgtacagtcagagagcAAAATGTGGTAAAACTCTTCTCACAATGATTACAACCATAAGGcttgtctcctgtgtgtgttctctggtgtcgaatcagatggcttgatgtagtaaaactcatcccacattgatcacagcaataaggtttctctcctgtgtgtgttctctggtgtgaagttagctggctagatgtagaaaaactcttcccacattgatcacagataaaaggtttctctcctgtgtgtgttctctggtgtcgaatcagatggcttgatgtagtaaaactcatcccacattgatcacagcaataaggtttctctcctgtgtgtgttctctggtgtcgaatCAGACTGCCTGATGTAGTTAAAcccatcccacattgatcacagcaataaggtttctctcctgtgtgtgttctctggtgtgaagttagctggctagatgtagaaaaactcttcccacattgatcacagataaaaggtttctctcctgtgtgtgttctctggtgtcgaatCAGACTGCTTGATGTAGTtaaactcatcccacattgatcacagctatgaggcttctctcctgtgtgtgttctctggtgtgaagtcagctggctagatgaAGGAAAACTCACCCCACATttatcacagctataaggtttctctcctgtgtgtgttctctggtgtcgaatcagagagctagatgtagtaaaactcatcccacattgatcacagctaaaaggtttctctcctgtgtgtgttctctggtgtattttaagttctgatgaagatgtgcaacctttcccacagtcagagcagcaatgagatttcttccctgtggttctctgctggtgttttgacgtggagagactcttctctgccttgtcagcatcatgaggttgttgatgctccccagaggatccacgatagtcacgtctctctcctgtgtgaacaacaagtcaGACAGGTGGtttaaggcccacaacagcagaaatccactgtaaaaggtgatgtgtagccatgatgttgtacaaacaATGACATCTGTAATGACTGttcattatttgacatttgtcttaagaTTGTCAAGTGAACAACAATAGTCATATAACGTGtcaggtaacttatttgaaaagtcattactttattgcaTCActcaacatttgtcataattatttAAAGCGGTTAATTTGTATCCGTTCTCTAGTTGGACTTCAGCTGCATATTTTCCccaattttcttcaaatctgaaaacgtttAAGCCACGtccattttctgaagaattgcattatgggccctaaagtacTGCGTGTATACATCATATTTTGCCGAATGTAGTACGACAACCGGGAACTTTTGACATACTAAACTacatcatactatgaccaataagcagactATATACTCAATTAACATCACAAATAGTGCTGTTAGTATGAATAttctaacacagctcaggactctgggcagccattttgtttgtttaaaaactaggttgcccctttaaaaaaagccacacaacaatcaatcaaccaatctgcagttcaacCAATAACCAAGCAGTAATTccgccactgttttggtaataagatgatggatggggttggagaaatgtaactactctcaaattcatagacagacctatgtATGAaacgactgaccatccatgatatcaacattatagttttaaccatgttgaggctatacagtgttgatttacgttgtttctaaacattggagtaaaaaaagcttattctgggttctgatggggtaaacagttgaactaagctcatgaggcatgtgttatattcttcaataatcaatggctataaatatatatataaataaataaatcatttaagtcaaaatatggatgtagcaattgcagatttcAGCTTTAACACCAAGCACACCACACATCAGTTCAACTTCCAACCACAGAGTTTGTGTTTctgttaagacagtacttacgttCATCGTCagtctcctcttctttcactgaaacttcgtcatcctctttcactctgaacgcgtcttcctcttctttgtcTGTAACGTCTCTCTCTTCTTCGTTCATGGTAACaccctcaccctctacttgtttttgtattgtaacagcctcctcttcctccccctctttcacgagagcttctttctccatccAGCAGACCTTCTCTTCTTCAGCAAGAACGGGGTTAAGTTTGAGACTGGAGCTATGAGGCATGTACTGAAGTCGCTGAGCGGTATAATTCAAAGCAGTGTCACTTTATCAGCagcacgtgatcaatgacgtctGAAGAATAATTTCGTCgaacacctgattggtttggtattgggctCGTTCGACATTGCAGCCGACATTGCAGGTGGCTGCTGACTGACTAAATTACAAAacaccttgcatcataaataactactcattattatttataaatcagtcagccagtcaccgtTTACCCACAACGCAGCATGGATTTGATGCTCTTGAACACGGCAGTGGTTTAATATATGACatgatgccagcagcataccaccctgcataccactgctggcttgcctctgaagctaagcagggttggtcctggtcagtccctggatgggagaccagatgctgctggaagtggtgttggagtgccagtaggaggcactctttcctcaggtctaaaaaatatcccaatgccccagggcagtgattggggacactgccctgtgtagggtgccgtcttttggatgggacgttaaacgggtgtcctgactctctgaggtcactaaagatcccatggcacttatcgtaagagtaggggtgttaaccccggtgtcctggctaaattcccaatctggccctcaaaccatcatggtcacctaataatccccagtttacaattggctcattcatccccctcctctcccctgtaactattccccaggtcgttgctgcaaatgagaatgtgttctcagtcaacttacctggtaaaataatggtaaaaaaaaaaaaaaaaatggctatgctgctacggcGTGTGACTTCATCTATGAAAATGTGGCTGTTCTAAATTCTGTGTCGCTCAAAGCcttgagtaatgaacctatttttTTTGACACAATTGGCTGGAAAGAGCCAATGATTCAGGAAGCtttgtttccccatcactacttTTCAGCATGTTTTCTGTGAATTAGACTACGGGAGTTTTGTAACTTTTTCTCCGTTAGTTGGTCTCGCTGACCATAACcatgctggttggctacgctggttaggctaatagctagttggctaaaaaGCTAACGTTATCTAGTTGGCTaacataactgcatatagctaatgttagctggctggctaggataactgcatatagctaatgttagctgactggctaaaataactgcatatagctaacattctttGATTTGGTTGGATGGTGTTATGTATGTACAAAACGTTGGTTTACTTTAATCACTCAAGTCATGAGTGCAAATGATTGGTTTAATTTAAAGTTAGACATTTGAAGATATTTCTGTTGTAGTATAcatcatagggaataggctgaTCCTCCATATTACTTCACACCTGACTTTGGCATTCTTCTAAATTCTGATTGGTTTAATGTAATAACTCCAAAAATAGAACTGTGAGGTGTTACTTTGcattggaaatgttttaatattttgTTTTAAATTGTGTAAACAAACAATAACTACATTAACTAGAacacatctccattaactacatcacacctgtccagacccactagaacacacctccatctccattaactacatcacacctgcccagacccactagaacacacctccatctccattaactacatcacacctgcccagacccactagaacacacctccatctccattaactacatcacacctgtccagacccactagaacacacctccatctccattaactacatcacacctccatctccattaactacatcacacctgcccagacccactagaacacacctccatctccattaactacatcacacctgcccagacccactagaacacacctccatctccattaaaactacatcacacctgttcagacccactagaacacacctccatcttcattaactacatcacacctgcccagacccactagaacacacctccatctccattaactacatcacacctgcccagacccactagaacacacctccatctccattaaaactacatcacacctgcccagacccactagaacacacctccatctccattaaaactacatcacacctgttcagacccactagaacacacctccatcttcattaactacatcacacctgcccagaaccactagatcacacctccatctccattaactacatcacacctccatctccattaactacatcacacctgcccagacccactagaacacacctccatcttcattaactacatcacacctgcccagaaccactagaacacacctctatctccattaactacatcccacctgcccagacccactagaacacacctccatcttcattaactacatcacacctgcccagaaccactagaacacacctccatctccattaactacaccacacccactagaacacacctccatctccattaactacatcacacctgcccagacccactagaacacacctccatctccattaactacatcacacctgcccagacccactagaacacacctccatctccattaactacatcacacctgcccagacccactagaacacacctcaatCTCCAttacctacatcacacctgcccagacccactagaacacacctccatctccattaaataCATCAcgcctgcccagacccactagaacacacccccatcgccattaactacatcacacctgcccagacccactagtacacacctccatctccattaactacgtcacacctgcccagacccactagaacacacctccatctccattaactacatcacactggtccagacccactagaacacacctccatctccattaactacatcacacctgcccagacccactagaacacacctccaactccattaactaca is a genomic window containing:
- the LOC129847318 gene encoding zinc finger protein 883-like, giving the protein MPHSSSLKLNPVLAEEEKVCWMEKEALVKEGEEEEAVTIQKQVEGEGVTMNEEERDVTDKEEEDAFRVKEDDEVSVKEEETDDERERRDYRGSSGEHQQPHDADKAEKSLSTSKHQQRTTGKKSHCCSDCGKGCTSSSELKIHQRTHTGEKPFSCDQCGMSFTTSSSLIRHQRTHTGEKPYSCDKCGVSFPSSSQLTSHQRTHTGEKPHSCDQCGMSLTTSSSLIRHQRTHTGEKPFICDQCGKSFSTSSQLTSHQRTHTGEKPYCCDQCGMGLTTSGSLIRHQRTHTGEKPYCCDQCGMSFTTSSHLIRHQRTHTGEKPFICDQCGKSFSTSSQLTSHQRTHTGEKPYCCDQCGMSFTTSSHLIRHQRTHTGDKPYGCNHCEKSFTTFCSLTVHQRTHTGEKSYTCNHCEKSFPTSSQLTSHQRTHSGEKSYSCDQCGMSFTTSSNLIRHQRTHTGEKSQL